A portion of the Sabethes cyaneus chromosome 3, idSabCyanKW18_F2, whole genome shotgun sequence genome contains these proteins:
- the LOC128742965 gene encoding phosphatidylinositol glycan anchor biosynthesis class U protein has product MKWLMSVLLGAGVRFLLMKSDYATTIQNRVEVATPLNAWKRAVEGAYLHSNGIDPYEGDLYHQNPFILVSVWYLLQNAANFVSLVFIQLEVGTMLMLKTAATVFIAELYRKQKANQHSYAKGTHELQISPTDLSSIPYCVALAYMFNPYSILNCVGQTTTVLSNFLLALFLLAMARRWRFVACVALALETQSNIYPCVLIIPAALFIAEEDRNRWLSIFNTVLTFVAACLWLNYAAFSIMGNWNFLDATYGFIFNCRDLQPNIGLFWYFFTEMFDHFRTLFLYTFQINATVLYLFPLTFKLNKEPIMLLTMLLALEVVFRPYPCVGDISMYLALLPLWKSISKFMGHNFIVGATMLVTSILGPTVWYLWIYSNSANANFYFGVTLVFCTAQIFLITDLFFAYIKQGFCLKNGMQVTIDGKEARIALE; this is encoded by the exons ATGAAATGGTTGATGAGTGTTCTGTTGGGCGCGGGCGTGCGTTTCTTGCTTATGAAGTCCGATTATGCCACTACAATCCAAAACCGTGTTGAAGTCGCAACGCCCCTCAACGCGTGGAAACGAG CTGTTGAAGGAGCCTACCTACATAGTAATGGAATCGATCCGTACGAAGGAGATCTGTatcatcaaaatccattcatactGGTTTCGGTTTGGTACCTTCtgcaaaatgctgcaaattTTGTAAGTTTAGTCTTTATACAGCTGGAAGTGGGAACAATGTTGATGCTCAAAACAGCGGCAACGGTGTTCATTGCCGAGCTGTATCGGAAGCAAAAAGCAAACCAGCATTCCTATGCCAAAGGAACACATGAGCTTCAGATATCTCCGACTGATTTGTCAAGCATTCCGTACTGCGTAGCACTGGCTTACATGTTTAATCCGTACTCCATTCTCAACTGCGTCGGGCAAACAACGACGGTACTGAGCAATTTCCTGTTGGCACTGTTTCTGCTGGCAATGGCACGGCGGTGGAGATTCGTCGCTTGTGTGGCATTGGCACTGGAGACGCAAAGTAATATCTATCCGTGTGTCTTGATTATTCCTGCGGCATTGTTCATTGCCGAAGAAGACCGAAACCGTTGGTTGAGCATTTTCAATACCGTTCTAACATTCGTAGCAGCGTGCTTGTGGCTAAATTATGCAGCGTTTAGTATAATGGGTAATTGGAATTTCTTGGACGCAACTTACGGTTTTAT aTTCAATTGTCGTGATCTACAACCCAACATTGGATTGTTTTGGTATTTCTTCACGGAAATGTTTGACCATTTCCGAACGCTTTTTCTTTATACATTCCAAATCAACGCAACTGTTCTGTATCTATTTCCGTTGACATTCAAACTAAATAAGGAACCAATCATGCTGTTAACAATGCTGCTAGCACTCGAAGTGGTATTCCGTCCATATCCATGCGTTGGGGACATCAGCATGTATCTTGCATTACTCCCACTGTGGAAGTCGATCTctaaat TCATGGGTCACAATTTTATCGTAGGAGCTACTATGCTTGTGACCAGCATTCTAGGACCCACCGTGTGGTATTTGTGGATATATTCCAACTCCGCCAACGCCAATTTCTATTTCGGAGTAACACTAGTTTTCTGTACGGCACAAATCTTCCTTATCACCGATCTCTTTTTTGCGTATATTAAACAAGGATTCTGTCTGAAGAACGGTATGCAGGTAACAATCGATGGAAAGGAAGCGAGAATTGCGCTGGAGTAA
- the LOC128742063 gene encoding CCHC-type zinc finger nucleic acid binding protein, with translation MSGNTCFKCDRPGHYARDCQNVGGGSGGGGGGRPGGPRGDRRDFGGGGGGRREKCYKCNQMGHFARDCKEDLDRCYRCNGSGHIARDCSLSPDDSCCYNCNQSGHLARNCPEKSDRDMNVSCYNCNKSGHISRNCPTGDKSCYSCGKIGHLSRDCTENKGRD, from the exons ATGTCTGGAAATACTTGCTTTAAGTGCGACCGGCCGGGCCACTATGCCCGCGATTGCCAGAACGTCGGCGGAGGTAGcggtggtggcggcggcggtcGTCCCGGCGGCCCTCGTGGAGACCGGCGTGATTTCGGTGGCGGCGGCGGAGGCCGACGTGAGAAGTGCTACAAGTGCAACCAAATGGGTCACTTCGCACGCGACTGCAAGGAGGATCTGGACCGCTGCTATCGCTGTAACG GTAGTGGCCACATTGCGCGTGACTGCAGCCTGTCGCCAGACGACTCGTGCTGCTACAATTGCAACCAGAGCGGTCATCTTGCCCGCAACTGCCCGGAGAAGAGCGACCGGGACATGAACGTGTCCTGCTACAACTGTAACAAGAGTGGTCACATTTCAAGAAACTGCCCAACAGGAGACAAGAGTTGCTACAGTTGCGGCAAGATTGGCCACTTGAGTCGCGACTGCACCGAGAACAAGGGTCGCGATTAG
- the LOC128741346 gene encoding prolyl endopeptidase isoform X1, with protein sequence MKTLRQLLKLANGVSVIIQGNRHLSQKKITSFASSGIKYRRLAMPEAQDCSATFPYPEARRDESVVDDFHGVKLADPYRWLEDPDSEETKQYVEKQNKIAQPFLENCDEWKKLNEKLTKRWNYPKYSCPFKHGERYFFFMNTGLQNQDVLYVQNSLDDEPKVFLDPNSLSKDGTIALVGSRFSHDGNLFTYGLSQSGSDWTKLKVRDVKTGEDFPETLEHTKFVTASWTKDNKGFFYARFPVVEGKADGSETAANENQKLYYHRVGEPQEKDVLIAEFPEEPTWRMTPEVSDCGKYLMLFIMKGCKDMLLYFSTLQKSEDITGKLDLVKVVTEFDSDYDYITNEESIFSFRTNKAAPNYRVVNIDFNNPAAENWTTLIEEHPKNVLDWSTCVNKDKIVLGYIDDVKSVLQVHKLQDGSFVSKFPLEIGTIVGFSGKKKYSEIFYHFVSFLTPGIIYHFDFAREDAEPTIFRQVKIEDFDNSLYKVEQVFYKSKDGEKIPMFVVQKKADKQEEKPCLLYGYGGFNISVQPSFSITGLVFIDSFDGILAYPNIRGGGEYGERWHNAGRLSKKQNVFDDFQHAAMHLVQSGYTRHEKIVIQGGSNGGLLVGACINQRPDLFGAAVAQVGVMDMLRFHKFTIGQAWVSDYGDVKEKVHFDNLYKYSPLHNVRTPKSEKEQYPATLVLTADHDDRVSPLHSLKFVAALHHAIRDSEYQKNPLLLRVYSKTGHGAGKPTAKKIEESTDILTFMFKTLKLKLTF encoded by the exons ATGAAAACGCTGCGCCAGCTTCTGAAACTAGCGAACGGTGTAAGTGTCATAATCCAGGGGAATCGCCATCTGAGCCAAA AGAAAATCACTTCGTTTGCCTCTAGCGGAATAAAATATCGCCGATTAGCTATGCCGGAAGCGCAAGATTGCTCTGCTACTTTTCCGTATCCGGAAGCTCGTCGTGACGAGTCGGTTGTGGACGATTTTCACGGTGTGAAACTTGCCGATCCATACCGGTGGTTGGAGGATCCGGATTCAGAGGAGACCAAGCAGTATGTTGAAAAGCAGAATAAAATCGCTCAGCCATTTCTGGAAAACTGTGACGAATGGAAGAAGCTCAACGAAAAGCTAACCAAGCGGTGGAACTATCCCAAGTATTCCTGCCCATTCAAGCACGGGGAACGGTATTTCTTTTTTATGAACACCGGACTGCAGAATCAGGA TGTTCTGTATGTTCAAAATTCCCTGGACGATGAACCTAAAGTTTTCCTAGATCCCAATTCGTTGTCGAAAGATGGAACGATTGCTTTGGTCGGTTCGCGCTTTTCCCACGATGGGAACTTGTTCACCTACGGTTTGAGTCAAAGTGGATCCGACTGGACCAAGCTGAAGGTGCGCGATGTAAAAACCGGAGAAGACTTTCCCGAAACGCTCGAGCATACCAAGTTTGTTACGGCTTCGTGGACCAAAGATAATAAGGGATTTTTCTACGCACGTTTCCCGGTGGTCGAAGGAAAAGCTGACGGGTCCGAAACGGCTGCGAACGAGAACCAGAAGCTGTACTACCATCGCGTTGGAGAACCGCAGGAGAAGGACGTACTGATCGCGGAATTTCCGGAGGAACCAACCTGGCGGAT GACCCCAGAAGTATCTGATTGCGGGAAGTATTTGATGTTGTTTATCATGAAAGGATGCAAAGATATGCTGCTGTACTTTAGCACTTTGCAGAAATCGGAAGACATCACAGGAAAGCTAGATTTGGTGAAAGTGGTTACTGAATTTGACAGTGATTATGAT TATATCACCAATGAGGAAAGTATTTTCTCTTTCCGCACTAATAAGGCCGCCCCGAACTACCGAGTTGTAAATATCGATTTCAACAACCCGGCGGCGGAAAACTGGACCACGCTCATCGAAGAGCATCCGAAAAATGTGCTCGATTGGTCGACTTGTGTGAATAAGGACAAAATTGTACTGGGTTACATCGATGATGTCAAGTCGGTCCTTCAGGTGCATAAGTTACAGGATGGTAGCTTCGTTTCTAAATTTCCGCTGGAAATCGGTACCATCGTTGGGTTCAGTGGCAAGAAGaaatattcggaaattttctatCATTTCGTATCTTTTCTAACACCCGGCATCATATATCATTTCGATTTTGCTCGAGAAGATGCGGAACCAACCATTTTCCGTCAAGTAAAGATTGAAGATTTCGATAACAGTTTGTACAAGGTGGAACAAGTGTTCTACAAGAGCAAAGACGGAGAGAAAATCCCGATGTTTGTAGTACAAAAAAAGGCTGATAAG CAAGAGGAAAAACCGTGTCTCCTGTATGGTTATGGTGGTTTCAACATTAGTGTTCAGCCTTCGTTTAGCATCACCGGCCTAGTGTTTATTGATTCGTTTGATGGAATTTTGGCTTATCCCAATATTCGTGGTGGCGG CGAATATGGCGAACGTTGGCACAATGCTGGTCGCCtatcaaaaaagcaaaatgtATTCGACGACTTCCAGCATGCGGCCATGCATCTGGTTCAAAGCGGTTACACCCGCCACGAGAAGATTGTTATTCAAGGTGGATCCAATGGGGGTTTACTTGTCGGAGCTTGCATCAATCAACGACCCGATCTTTTCGGAGCTGCCGTAGCTCAAGTAGG TGTTATGGACATGCTTCGCTTCCACAAGTTTACGATTGGCCAAGCATGGGTTTCGGACTACGGGGACGTGAAGGAGAAAGTACACTTTGATAACCTGTACAAGTATTCACCGCTGCATAACGTGCGAACACCGAAATCCGAGAAGGAGCAATATCCGGCGACGCTTGTTCTGACGGCCGATCACGATGATCGTGTCAGTCCGTTGCACTCGCTCAAATTCGTTGCCGCTTTGCATCACGCCATTCGGGATTCCGAATACCAAAAAAATCCTCTGCTATTGCGTGTGTACAGCAAAACGGGCCACGGGGCTGGAAAACCGACGGCCAAAAAAATCGAGGAATCAACCGACATCCTTACGTTTATGTTCAAAACGTTGAAGCTAAAGTTAACTTTCTGA
- the LOC128741346 gene encoding prolyl endopeptidase isoform X2, translated as MPEAQDCSATFPYPEARRDESVVDDFHGVKLADPYRWLEDPDSEETKQYVEKQNKIAQPFLENCDEWKKLNEKLTKRWNYPKYSCPFKHGERYFFFMNTGLQNQDVLYVQNSLDDEPKVFLDPNSLSKDGTIALVGSRFSHDGNLFTYGLSQSGSDWTKLKVRDVKTGEDFPETLEHTKFVTASWTKDNKGFFYARFPVVEGKADGSETAANENQKLYYHRVGEPQEKDVLIAEFPEEPTWRMTPEVSDCGKYLMLFIMKGCKDMLLYFSTLQKSEDITGKLDLVKVVTEFDSDYDYITNEESIFSFRTNKAAPNYRVVNIDFNNPAAENWTTLIEEHPKNVLDWSTCVNKDKIVLGYIDDVKSVLQVHKLQDGSFVSKFPLEIGTIVGFSGKKKYSEIFYHFVSFLTPGIIYHFDFAREDAEPTIFRQVKIEDFDNSLYKVEQVFYKSKDGEKIPMFVVQKKADKQEEKPCLLYGYGGFNISVQPSFSITGLVFIDSFDGILAYPNIRGGGEYGERWHNAGRLSKKQNVFDDFQHAAMHLVQSGYTRHEKIVIQGGSNGGLLVGACINQRPDLFGAAVAQVGVMDMLRFHKFTIGQAWVSDYGDVKEKVHFDNLYKYSPLHNVRTPKSEKEQYPATLVLTADHDDRVSPLHSLKFVAALHHAIRDSEYQKNPLLLRVYSKTGHGAGKPTAKKIEESTDILTFMFKTLKLKLTF; from the exons ATGCCGGAAGCGCAAGATTGCTCTGCTACTTTTCCGTATCCGGAAGCTCGTCGTGACGAGTCGGTTGTGGACGATTTTCACGGTGTGAAACTTGCCGATCCATACCGGTGGTTGGAGGATCCGGATTCAGAGGAGACCAAGCAGTATGTTGAAAAGCAGAATAAAATCGCTCAGCCATTTCTGGAAAACTGTGACGAATGGAAGAAGCTCAACGAAAAGCTAACCAAGCGGTGGAACTATCCCAAGTATTCCTGCCCATTCAAGCACGGGGAACGGTATTTCTTTTTTATGAACACCGGACTGCAGAATCAGGA TGTTCTGTATGTTCAAAATTCCCTGGACGATGAACCTAAAGTTTTCCTAGATCCCAATTCGTTGTCGAAAGATGGAACGATTGCTTTGGTCGGTTCGCGCTTTTCCCACGATGGGAACTTGTTCACCTACGGTTTGAGTCAAAGTGGATCCGACTGGACCAAGCTGAAGGTGCGCGATGTAAAAACCGGAGAAGACTTTCCCGAAACGCTCGAGCATACCAAGTTTGTTACGGCTTCGTGGACCAAAGATAATAAGGGATTTTTCTACGCACGTTTCCCGGTGGTCGAAGGAAAAGCTGACGGGTCCGAAACGGCTGCGAACGAGAACCAGAAGCTGTACTACCATCGCGTTGGAGAACCGCAGGAGAAGGACGTACTGATCGCGGAATTTCCGGAGGAACCAACCTGGCGGAT GACCCCAGAAGTATCTGATTGCGGGAAGTATTTGATGTTGTTTATCATGAAAGGATGCAAAGATATGCTGCTGTACTTTAGCACTTTGCAGAAATCGGAAGACATCACAGGAAAGCTAGATTTGGTGAAAGTGGTTACTGAATTTGACAGTGATTATGAT TATATCACCAATGAGGAAAGTATTTTCTCTTTCCGCACTAATAAGGCCGCCCCGAACTACCGAGTTGTAAATATCGATTTCAACAACCCGGCGGCGGAAAACTGGACCACGCTCATCGAAGAGCATCCGAAAAATGTGCTCGATTGGTCGACTTGTGTGAATAAGGACAAAATTGTACTGGGTTACATCGATGATGTCAAGTCGGTCCTTCAGGTGCATAAGTTACAGGATGGTAGCTTCGTTTCTAAATTTCCGCTGGAAATCGGTACCATCGTTGGGTTCAGTGGCAAGAAGaaatattcggaaattttctatCATTTCGTATCTTTTCTAACACCCGGCATCATATATCATTTCGATTTTGCTCGAGAAGATGCGGAACCAACCATTTTCCGTCAAGTAAAGATTGAAGATTTCGATAACAGTTTGTACAAGGTGGAACAAGTGTTCTACAAGAGCAAAGACGGAGAGAAAATCCCGATGTTTGTAGTACAAAAAAAGGCTGATAAG CAAGAGGAAAAACCGTGTCTCCTGTATGGTTATGGTGGTTTCAACATTAGTGTTCAGCCTTCGTTTAGCATCACCGGCCTAGTGTTTATTGATTCGTTTGATGGAATTTTGGCTTATCCCAATATTCGTGGTGGCGG CGAATATGGCGAACGTTGGCACAATGCTGGTCGCCtatcaaaaaagcaaaatgtATTCGACGACTTCCAGCATGCGGCCATGCATCTGGTTCAAAGCGGTTACACCCGCCACGAGAAGATTGTTATTCAAGGTGGATCCAATGGGGGTTTACTTGTCGGAGCTTGCATCAATCAACGACCCGATCTTTTCGGAGCTGCCGTAGCTCAAGTAGG TGTTATGGACATGCTTCGCTTCCACAAGTTTACGATTGGCCAAGCATGGGTTTCGGACTACGGGGACGTGAAGGAGAAAGTACACTTTGATAACCTGTACAAGTATTCACCGCTGCATAACGTGCGAACACCGAAATCCGAGAAGGAGCAATATCCGGCGACGCTTGTTCTGACGGCCGATCACGATGATCGTGTCAGTCCGTTGCACTCGCTCAAATTCGTTGCCGCTTTGCATCACGCCATTCGGGATTCCGAATACCAAAAAAATCCTCTGCTATTGCGTGTGTACAGCAAAACGGGCCACGGGGCTGGAAAACCGACGGCCAAAAAAATCGAGGAATCAACCGACATCCTTACGTTTATGTTCAAAACGTTGAAGCTAAAGTTAACTTTCTGA
- the LOC128743096 gene encoding immunoglobulin-binding protein 1, which produces MAQPNEITVDRKLSDIFEEAYNFMNTIDSCYDPTNSPEVQANIKKCIGLFEDSTRLVSLCGLFSSNETHEEIPTEHLRYLLLPFFLGQLTLKLCNAERKEIVQVAEVYYNDFLRRCENYQLCEKTDTVAVATPHSTDKMQELLRMGQERNAKLQKYKEKKDLDDQIKMLKVAMEKEHVEDEVKRDFYMKLLSSCIMEAHEELISISQEKQILEQIAIMRRSGVDDHPMHPPKGPPPKPLKPIIITKDAIQKAVYGMGYPSLPTMTVAEFYEQRVAEGIFPDAERMKEINKNSLMNRVYQDNAAEQDKDDEETENMIERDDEEYLARQRAKDEFKDDHRRGYGNRHNRS; this is translated from the exons atggcaCAACCCAACGAAATTACAGTCGACCGCAAACTATCCGATATTTTCGAAGAAGCTTACAATTTTATGAACACGATCGACTCCTGTTACGATCCTACCAACAGTCCTGAAGTCCAG GCAAACATCAAGAAATGCATCGGATTGTTCGAAGATTCAACTCGGCTCGTTAGTCTCTGTGGATTGTTCAGTTCAAACGAAACACACGAGGAAATTCCGACGGAACACTTGCGCTACTTGTTACTTCCATTTTTCCTCGGGCAGCTTACTTTGAAGCTTTGCAATGCTGAACGGAAAGAAATTGTTCAAGTAGCCGAAGTGTACTATAA TGATTTCCTTCGTCGATGTGAAAATTACCAGCTCTGTGAAAAAACGGACACCGTTGCTGTTGCTACTCCGCACTCGACTGATAAAATGCAAGAGTTGTTAAGAATGGGTCAGGAGAGAAAcgcgaaattacaaaaatataagGAGAAGAAGGATTTGGATGACCAGATAAAGATGCTTAAGGTAGCCATGGAAAAGGAACATGTGGAGGATGAGGTGAAGCGAGATTTTTACATGAAGCTGTTGAGTTCGTGCATCATGGAAGCACACGAGGAGCTGATAAGTATCAGCCAGGAGAAGCAAATTCTCGAACAAATAGCAATCATGAGGAGGAGTGGAGTCGACGATCACCCCATGCATCCGCCGAAAGGTCCGCCACCGAAACCTCTCAAGCCGATCATCATCACAAAGGACGCCATTCAGAAGGCGGTTTACGGAATGGGATATCCCAGTCTACCGACCATGACAGTTGCCGAGTTCTACGAGCAGCGCGTTGCGGAGGGAATCTTTCCGGATGCGGAACGCATGAAGGAGATTAATAAAAACTCGCTGATGAATCGTGTCTATCAGGACAATGCTGCCGAGCAAGACAAGGACGATGAAGAAACG GAAAACATGATTGAACGGGATGACGAGGAGTATTTGGCTCGCCAGAGAGCAAAAGATGAGTTCAAAGATGATCATCGTCGTGGCTATGGAAATCGCCACAATCGCAGCTAA